The Thermoanaerobaculia bacterium DNA segment ATCGGACCCGCGACGCAACGCAGAGATCGTTCGCAATGTGCGGGCGCCCGTCGGGTTCGGGCGGCGCAGGGCAATCTGCGGCGCCGCCGCGGCTCGACGATGGCAACGCATCGCCATCGCCTCGGCGACTGGCAGCTTACCCCGCGGCGCTCCGAACAAATGTAACGTTATTTCCGGGGAGGGGCACTCACCATGAAGAAACCCGCCGCAATGAGCTTCGAAAAGGCGCTCGAGCGCCTCGAGGCGATCGTCGAGAAGCTCGAAGCGGAAGAGCTCGGGCTCGACGCCTCGCTCGCCCTCTTCGAGGAAGGAATCGGCCTTTCGCGCGTCTGCCAGGAGAAGCTCTCCGAGGTCGAGAGGCGGGTGGAGATCGTCCTGAAGGACGCCGGCGGCCGCTACGCGGCCGCGCCGTTCGAGGAAGAAGACGCCGGCGCCGCCCCCGAGGAGAACGGGAAGAACGCGCCGCCGGAATCCGCGGATTGAGCGCCGAATTCCTCTCCCGGTGGCGCGAGCGGGTCGAGGCGGCGCTCGACGCGCTCCTCCCGCCGGAGTCGCGCTGGCCCGCGACGCTTCACCGGGCGATGCGCTATTCGGTCATGGCCGGCGGGAAGCGCCTCAGGCCGGTGCTCGCGCTCGCCGCCGCGAGCGTCGGCGGAGGCGATCTCGATGCGATCCTTCCCGCCGCCTGCGGGCTCGAGATGATCCACACGTATTCGCTCATCCACGACGACCTCCCGGCGCTCGACGACGACGACTGGCGCCGCGGCGTTCCGACCTGCCACAAGGAGTTCGGCGAGGCGACGGCGATCCTCGCGGGCGACGCGCTCCTCACGCACGGCCTCGAATGCTTCTGCCTCCATCCGGCGGAGGCGAAGTACGACGCGGCGCGCGCCCGCACCGCCGCCGCAGTCGCGGCCGCGATCGGCACCGAAGGGATGATCGGCGGGCAGATGGAGGACATCGAGGCGGAGCGCGAGGGGGCGGGAGGGGAGCGGTCTCCCGCGCGTCTCGAGCGGATCCACGCGCACAAGACGGGCGCTCTGATCCGGGCGTCGCTCGCCGTGGGCGGGATCCTCTCCTTCGCGTCCGAGGAGACGCTCCGGCTCCTCGACCGG contains these protein-coding regions:
- a CDS encoding farnesyl diphosphate synthase yields the protein MSAEFLSRWRERVEAALDALLPPESRWPATLHRAMRYSVMAGGKRLRPVLALAAASVGGGDLDAILPAACGLEMIHTYSLIHDDLPALDDDDWRRGVPTCHKEFGEATAILAGDALLTHGLECFCLHPAEAKYDAARARTAAAVAAAIGTEGMIGGQMEDIEAEREGAGGERSPARLERIHAHKTGALIRASLAVGGILSFASEETLRLLDRYGESLGLAFQIKDDLLDVESTREELGKATGKDVAHGKMTFPGLLGVEESRRRLAETVEAARSAAEELERGYGPLGDLARFVASRKS
- a CDS encoding exodeoxyribonuclease VII small subunit, which codes for MSFEKALERLEAIVEKLEAEELGLDASLALFEEGIGLSRVCQEKLSEVERRVEIVLKDAGGRYAAAPFEEEDAGAAPEENGKNAPPESAD